CACTAGCACCGAAGTGCCCGTTCGACTTGCATGTGTTAAGCCTGCCGCCAGCGTTCGCTCTGAGCCAGGATCAAACTCTCAGATTGTATCTTGAGTTTGTTCCGGCATCGCTGCGTATTGACGGAGTCATTGCTTGACGACCGAAGTCATCAACGATGGCTCTTGTAAAACGCAGCACACCGAAGTCTCGTTCGACCCAGTCCTTAGACCGGGTCCGCAAGAACCTCGCCGTCCACGTTTCTCTTTCTGTCTTCAATTTTCAAACAGCGGGCTTCGACAAAGACAGAGGCTCGTCCGGCGAACCGGCGAAAGCCTCAGCGTCCTAAGGAAGCGCAGAAGAGGCGCCGCTCAGCGGCGGCGCCGTCTCGATGGGCGGGTTATAGGTCCCACCACCCAGAACTGTCAACACGGTTTTTGAAAAAACTTCGCGTCGGACCGCCCCCATCGTGTGGGCGGCGTCCCTTTGGGGTCGTTTTCAGCCCCGGATCGCCGAATTTGCGGCGCTGGGACGCGATTTCAGCTCGATTCCGATTTTTTCGAATCGCACCGTCGCGGCCTTCGAACCCTATCGCGACGCGAGCGACGGTTTCGTGACGCTCACGCGCGGTTGAGCCTGCCGCCCGTCAACGGCCGGGGCACGCCGGTTGTTCCCGGCAGGCTGAGCGGCAGGCCTTTCACAGACCGGATGGCGAGATAGCCGAACAGCTGCGCCTCGAGCGCGTCACCATCCCAGCCCGCGGCCTCGACCGGCTCGACAGGGACGCCGAGCCTCGTGCTCAGGCGCTGCATCAGATGGCGGTTGAGCCGCCCGCCCCCGCCGACCAGCCAGCGACGCGGCGCGCGCGGGACATGACGCAGGGCCGCGACCAGGCTCTCGACCGTGAAGGCGGCCAGCGTCGCGGCGCCATCCGCATCCGAGAGCGGCTCGACGATCTGCGCCCGGCGATGGAAATCATTGCGGTCCAGCGATTTCGGCGCAGGCCTGTCGAAGAAGGGGTTGTCCATGAAGGCCGCGACGAGATCCTCATGGATGCGGCCGCTCGCGGCGAGCGCACCGTCCGCATCATAGGGCCGCCCGAGCCGACGCAGGACGAAGTCGTCGAGCAGCGCACTCGCAGGGCCGGTGTCGAAGGCGATGACCTCCTCGCCCTCGATCCAGGTGACGTTGCCGACACCGCCGAGGTTCAGCACCATTACGGGCTGCTCCATCCCCTGCGCCAGCGCCCGGTGATAGAGCGGCGCGAAGGGAGCGCCCTCCCCGCCGGCGGCGACATCGGCATGGCGGAAGCGGTCGACGGTCGCGATGCCCAGCGCCGTAGCGATGGCGGGGCCGTCGATCAACTGGCGCGTGAAGCGCTGCTGCGGGCGATGATAGACGGTCTGGCCGTGCAGACCGACGAGATCGATGCCGGCAGGATCGATCTCGTGCTCGGCGATGAAGCGCCGGATCGCGGCGAGATGGTCGGCGGTGACCTCCGCCTCCAGCTCATGGAGCGGCTCTGTCAGGGCCCGCTCAGCCTGGGCGATCAGCGCCTGGAGCGCCGCGCGCGTATCGTTGCGATAGGGGTAGGAGGCGCCGGCTCCGAAGCTGACGGCATCGCGCCCGTCGCTGGTCACGATCGAGACGTCGATGCCGTCCATCGAGGTGCCACTGATGACGCCCAGCGCGGTGAGGCTCTCCTGCCGAAGTCGGTCCATCGCCTGCCGCCCGCGCTGCTGTCAGCTATTCGCCCGGCTGGGCCCCGTCATAGCCGCCGATGATGACGAGATCGACTTTGCCGACCAGGGCCAGGTGCTTCACCGCCTCCTGGTATTCAGGCGAGGCGTAGCAGGCGCGCGCCGTCGCCTCGTCCTTGAACTCGAGGACGACGTTGTGCTTGCGGCCCTCCCCGCGGGCGAGCTTGTACTCGCCGCCGCGCACCAGGAACTTCGCACCATATTTGGCGAAGGCCACCGCGTTCAGGGCGCGGTAGCGCGCATATTCTTCCTCGCTGTCGACGTCGACCCGAGCGATCCAGTAGCCCTTGGCCATCTCAGACGCCCTCGACCACGATGATGTCGATCTCGCCGGCGCCCTCGCGCAGCTTGCGGGCCTCGGCGTAGTCCTGCGACATCGCATAGGCCTTGGCAGCCTCGAAGCTCTCGAACTCGATGACGACGTTGCGGGCCCGGCCCTCGCCTTCCGCCACGGTCATCATGCCACCGCGCACCAGCGGGGTGCCACCAAACTTACGGATCGCCTCGGAGGCCTTGGCCGCGTAGGCCGCCCATTGCGTCGCGTTGCTGACCTTGGCGCGCGCCACGACATATCCCTTGGCCATGATCCGAATCCTCTGAGAGATTGATTGGAGCGCGAACTTAGGAGGCTGCCGCGATCTCGTCCATGATCGCAGCCGCCGCCCCACGCGGGTCGGCCGCGCGAATGATGGGACGCCCGACGACGAGATGGTCGACGCCGGCGCGGATCGCCTCGCCGGGGGTGAGCGTGCGCTTCTGGTCACCCGCGGCGCTGCCGGCGGGCCGGATGCCCGGCGTCACGATCAGCATATCGGAGCCGATGACGTCGCGGACGATCTCGGTCTCGGCCGCGGAACAGACGATGCCGTCGATGCCGGCGGTGCGGGCCTGTTCGGCTCGCAGGCGCACGAGGTCGCGCACGGCCAGCCCATAGCCGGCATCGCGCAGATCGCCATCGTCATAGGAGGTGAGCGCGGTGACGGCGAGGAGCTTCAGATCCGCCCCGTCGCGCCCCTCGACGGCGCCACGCATCGTCTGGGGGTAGGCGTGGACCGTCAGCAGGTCGACGCCGAGATTGCTGAGGGAGGCGACGCCCTCGGTCACGGTGTTGCCGATGTCGTGGAGCTTCAGGTCGAGGAAGACCTTCTTGCCTTCGGCCACCAACTGTTGGGTGAGCTGCAGGCCGCCCGCGAAGGCGAGCGCATAGCCGATCTTGTAGAAGCTCGCGGCGTCGCCGAGTTGCGAGACGATGCGATAGGCGTCCCAGATCGTCGGTACGTCGAGCGCGACGATCATGCGGTCGCGCAGGTCGTTGATCTTCTGGGTCATGGGCCCACTCCCCGCTGTTTGCGGGGATGGGCCATGATTCGGGCGCCGGCGCAAGGCCGCGCGCCCGGCAAGCCCCCTTCGCTCAGGCCGCGTCGCTCAGCACCTGCTTGAAGACCTGCGCCCAGACATCGCCGGTCTGCGCCCCGGAGACCGCGAGCTTGCCGTCGATGATGAAGAAGGGCACGCCGGTGACACCAACCTGCTGGGCGTGCGCCTCGAGGCCGATCACGGTCTCCCGCAGCTCCTCATTGGTCAGCTCGTCGCGCGCGGCCTGCTCGTCGAAGCCCTGCTCTCGGGCAATGGCGACGAGCGTGTCGAGATCGCCGATGTCGCGGCCGTCCTGCCAATAGGCCTTGAACAGCGCGGCCTTCATCTCGGTGCCGCGCTGCACGGTCGAGGCGGCGGCGACCAGCATATGGGCCATGCGGGTGTTGACGCTCTTGGTGACGCGCGCCCAGTTGAAGGTGACGCCGCTTTCGAGCGCCGCCTCCGACAGCCGGATCTCGATCTCCTTGCGCTTTCCGGCGCCGAACTTGGCGTCGAGATAGGCGGTGCGGTCCATCCCCTCGGCCGGCATGTCGGGGTTCAGCTCATAGGGCAGCCAGGTGATGGCGACGCGCTCGGTCAGGCCATGGTTCTCCAGCGCCTTCTCCAGCCGCGCCTTGCCGATAAAGCACCAGGGGCAGGCGAGATCGGAGACGATCGCGATGGGCAGTTTCTCTTTCATGGCGGTCTCCTTCTCAAACCTTCTGGATCGCGCCGCCATAGCGGGCCACCGTGTTGTCGGACGTCAACAGGGTGATTCCTTCGACCTTGGCCTGAGCAACCAGGATGCGATCGAACGGATCCCTATGGATCGGCGGCAATCCGTCGATCGCAACCGCATGCTCGCCCGTGACTGGCAACTCGGCAAAACCATGGTCGAGGAAGCCGCGCCTCAGAAGTCTCGCGTCAACCGAAAAAATTACTCCGGCCGAGACTGGTCTTGATGGCGATCTCCCACAGGCTCGCCGCGCTAAAATACAACTCGCTGTCGGCTGAGTCGATGATGCGTCGCGCTTCCGCCGACAGCCGGTCGGGTCGACCCGCGTTCCACAGCAGGAGGTGCGTGTCGAGAAGAGCCTTCACGATCGCCCGTTGAACATGGCTTCGATCTCTGCCCGCCCCATCTCATCGAAATCATCGGGCACCGTCATTTGCCCGACCATAAAACCAGTGCGTTGGAGCGGCTTGGCCTCGATCGGCTCCAGCGGGACGACCTTGACCATGGGCTTCCCCGCCTTCGCGATGATGAAGGCCTCGCCCTTCGCGGCGCGGTCGACCAGGCGCGACAGATGCGTCTTCGCGTCGTGGATGTTCACCTTCTCCATGGCCGACCTCAGGTTAGTTCAATTGAGTTAGTTTACCAAAGCAGCCATTGTCTTCAACCCGGCGGATAGAGGTGCCGCTCGCCATGGCGGTCCTCGGCGAAAGCCTCGGCGCCGGGCGTCTCGCAGGCCGAGAGGAAGGCGGGGCCGACGGGGATCTTCCCCGCCCCGCCGGGGATGTCGAGGATATAGGTCGGCTGGCACAGGCCGGACAGATGGCCTCGCAGGCTTTTGACGAGGGCCTGGCCTTCTTCCAGCGAGAGCCGGAACGACGCCGTCCCGGGC
This portion of the Bosea sp. OAE506 genome encodes:
- a CDS encoding DUF1330 domain-containing protein; this translates as MAKGYVVARAKVSNATQWAAYAAKASEAIRKFGGTPLVRGGMMTVAEGEGRARNVVIEFESFEAAKAYAMSQDYAEARKLREGAGEIDIIVVEGV
- the pyrF gene encoding orotidine-5'-phosphate decarboxylase is translated as MTQKINDLRDRMIVALDVPTIWDAYRIVSQLGDAASFYKIGYALAFAGGLQLTQQLVAEGKKVFLDLKLHDIGNTVTEGVASLSNLGVDLLTVHAYPQTMRGAVEGRDGADLKLLAVTALTSYDDGDLRDAGYGLAVRDLVRLRAEQARTAGIDGIVCSAAETEIVRDVIGSDMLIVTPGIRPAGSAAGDQKRTLTPGEAIRAGVDHLVVGRPIIRAADPRGAAAAIMDEIAAAS
- a CDS encoding type II toxin-antitoxin system VapC family toxin — translated: MPVTGEHAVAIDGLPPIHRDPFDRILVAQAKVEGITLLTSDNTVARYGGAIQKV
- a CDS encoding DsbA family oxidoreductase, translating into MKEKLPIAIVSDLACPWCFIGKARLEKALENHGLTERVAITWLPYELNPDMPAEGMDRTAYLDAKFGAGKRKEIEIRLSEAALESGVTFNWARVTKSVNTRMAHMLVAAASTVQRGTEMKAALFKAYWQDGRDIGDLDTLVAIAREQGFDEQAARDELTNEELRETVIGLEAHAQQVGVTGVPFFIIDGKLAVSGAQTGDVWAQVFKQVLSDAA
- a CDS encoding type II toxin-antitoxin system Phd/YefM family antitoxin — its product is MEKVNIHDAKTHLSRLVDRAAKGEAFIIAKAGKPMVKVVPLEPIEAKPLQRTGFMVGQMTVPDDFDEMGRAEIEAMFNGRS
- a CDS encoding anhydro-N-acetylmuramic acid kinase, with protein sequence MDRLRQESLTALGVISGTSMDGIDVSIVTSDGRDAVSFGAGASYPYRNDTRAALQALIAQAERALTEPLHELEAEVTADHLAAIRRFIAEHEIDPAGIDLVGLHGQTVYHRPQQRFTRQLIDGPAIATALGIATVDRFRHADVAAGGEGAPFAPLYHRALAQGMEQPVMVLNLGGVGNVTWIEGEEVIAFDTGPASALLDDFVLRRLGRPYDADGALAASGRIHEDLVAAFMDNPFFDRPAPKSLDRNDFHRRAQIVEPLSDADGAATLAAFTVESLVAALRHVPRAPRRWLVGGGGRLNRHLMQRLSTRLGVPVEPVEAAGWDGDALEAQLFGYLAIRSVKGLPLSLPGTTGVPRPLTGGRLNRA
- a CDS encoding DUF1330 domain-containing protein; amino-acid sequence: MAKGYWIARVDVDSEEEYARYRALNAVAFAKYGAKFLVRGGEYKLARGEGRKHNVVLEFKDEATARACYASPEYQEAVKHLALVGKVDLVIIGGYDGAQPGE
- a CDS encoding type II toxin-antitoxin system VapC family toxin, which codes for MKALLDTHLLLWNAGRPDRLSAEARRIIDSADSELYFSAASLWEIAIKTSLGRSNFFG